Proteins found in one Fusarium oxysporum Fo47 chromosome V, complete sequence genomic segment:
- a CDS encoding uncharacterized protein (expressed protein), which yields MLRRSLQAPDPDGCYLTKGHNVTCKIERAIKKDDHGELRDMAMEIGIDWGKEDDAGRVRLAIFGYEILLLLWPRHQLIDKDFLNREIELLCKLEGKLLRGVNLSRREREFVKALRGGLHDEWLKAIRWQAKKVLEKTEP from the coding sequence ATgctcagaagaagcctgcaggCACCCGATCCCGACGGGTGTTATCTGACGAAAGGTCACAATGTGACCTGTAAAATCGAGCGAGCTATCAAGAAAGACGATCACGGCGAGCTTCGTGATATGGCGATGGAAATCGGAATAGACTGGGGAAAAGAGGATGATGCCGGCCGCGTTAGATTGGCAATCTTTGGTTACGagatcctcctgctcttaTGGCCTCGCCATCAGCTAATCGATAAAGACTTCCTTAATCGCGAGATAGAGCTGCTTTGTAAGCTAGAAGGGAAGTTGCTCAGAGGGGTGAATCTAAGCcggagggaaagggaattcGTCAAGGCCCTTCGCGGCGGCTTGCACGATGAGTGGCTCAAGGCCATCCGGtggcaggccaagaaggtacTGGAGAAGACTGAACCTTGA